CCCAGAGTTCGGCCTGCGGCGATGTGACAAGGGGCGTGCTGAGGGTGAGGGTGGCGGGCACCACACCGGCGCGGGGCACACCGACACTGCCCCCCACCACGACGGGGGCGGCGAGCGCGCTGCCGAGGACCAGGGGAGCGAGCAACGGCAAAAGGAATCGGGTCATCAGGAACTCCAGGGGAACAGAAGACAGAAGGGGAAGTCGGTGCTGGACCGACTTCCCCTCAACGTGCCGGTGGGTGGGCTCAGGGGATCAGGTACGGCCCGGTGGGCACGTCCAGATTCCCATGGGCGTCATTGCCCCAGGCCACGACGGTGCCGTCGGCCTTCAGCGCGAGGCTGTGCAGGTACCCAGCCGCGATGGCCACGACGTCCGTCAGGCCAACGGGCATATTCAGCTGCCCGTCGTCGTTGTCGCCCCAGCCGACGACGGTGCCGTCGGCCTTCAGCGCGAGACTATGGAAGATGCCGGCGGAGATGGCCACGACGTCCGTCAGCCCAGCAGGGATGGTCGTCTGCCCCAGACCGTTGTAGCCCCAGGCCACGACGGTACCATCGGCCTTCAGCGCAAGGCTGTGCAGGTGCCCAGCCGCGATGCCGACGACGTCCGTCAGCCCGGTGGGGATGTTCAGATTCCCATAGCCGTTGCTGCCCCAGACCACGACGGTGCCGTCCTGCTTCAGCGCCAGGCTGTGTTCGGTACCAGCCGAGATGGCGACGACGTCCGTCAGCCCGGCGGGGATGGCCGTCTGCCCCTGGGCGCCGTTGCCCCAGGCCACGACGGTACCGTCGGCTTTCAGCGCGAGGCTGTGGTTGGCGCCACCCGCGATGGCGACGACGTCCGTTAGCCCGGTGGGGATGGTCGTCTGCCCCTGGCTGCCCTGGCCCCAGGCCACGACGGTGCCGTCCTGCTTCAGCGCCAGGCTGTGGTTCCAGCCAGTAGAGGTGGCGACGACGTTCGTCAGGCCAGCAGGCACGTCCGTCTGACCATTGCCGTTGCTGCCCCAGGCGATGACAGTGCCGTCCTGCTTGATGGCCACGCTGTGCACGAAGCTCGTGGCACCGAAGCTCTTGAGGAACTGCAGGGCCTTCTGGGCCTGAGCGCGGCCTTCGTTGCCCGCCTTATCGGCCGCGATGACCAGCAGGTCCGCCGCGCCACTGGTGGTGGGCGTCCAGTTCAGGGACCACTGTCCGGAACCGGGAGTGAACATCACCTCGGCCACCCCGTTCTGCCCCCACTCGGCAGCGTCGGTGCTGCCGATCAGCATGCTGCCGTCGAACACCCGGATGGCCATCAGGTCGCCGTCGTCGCTGGCGGTGCCAGCGAGCGTGATGTCCTGTCCAGCGGTGACGGTGCCCACAGCGTTCAGGGTCACCTGGGGGGCCTGGGTGTCCAGGCTCAAACCGGTCTTGTCGAAGGCAATGCTGAACGTCTTGCTGAACGTGGTGGGCGCGGCAGTTTCCGCGCCGGTGGCCTGCCACGCCTGGGTGGTGGCCTTGATGAACAACGCGCTGGTACTGGTCGTGCCGATGACCTTGACGCGAGCCCCCAGCTTGCTGCTGCCAGCCAGCACCTCGGCCACCCCGTTCAGGGGCGTGCCCTGGGCGTCCACCACCTGATAGTCGATACCGCTGTAGTCGCCGGTAGGCACGACGGTGCCCTGGGCATTGAGGACGTTCAGGCGTAAGTCCAGGGTCTCCTGGGTGGCGACGCTCTTCCACTTGAACTTGTCGGCGAACGTGGTGGTGCCCTCGCTGGCGAGGGCGTGCAGTTGGAGGTTGATCGTGCTGCTGCCCTGGGTCAGGTCGACGCCGTCGTTGGTGCCGTAGGCGAGGAAGGTGCCCTCGACGTTGTCCTTGCCGATGTTCTCGAAGGTGTAGGTGCCGCGGGGCAGGACGACGGTGGCGTTGGGCTGGGTGCTGCTCAGCGTCAGGAAAGTCTGGGCACCGTTCTGCTGGTAGACGTTCTGGCCGTTGAACTGGACGTAGGTGCCCTGGGCGTTCTTGACCTTGATTTTGAGGTGGGTGACGGTGCTGCGGCCGTCGGGGCCGGTGGGGAGGCCCTGGGTCTTGAAGGCGGCGAGGGGGGAGGCCAGGGTCAGGGTCACCATGTTGCCGCTGGTGGGAGTTGGAGCGGGCTGAGGGGCCTGCTGACCGCAGGAGGCGAGGACGAGACCGAGGGTGGTGAGAACCAGCAGACCAGTGGGACGACGCATGACAGCTCCTGTCCAGAGGGGGCTCTGGAATGAATGGGGGAAGACCACTGG
Above is a window of Deinococcus aerolatus DNA encoding:
- a CDS encoding RCC1 domain-containing protein, whose protein sequence is MRRPTGLLVLTTLGLVLASCGQQAPQPAPTPTSGNMVTLTLASPLAAFKTQGLPTGPDGRSTVTHLKIKVKNAQGTYVQFNGQNVYQQNGAQTFLTLSSTQPNATVVLPRGTYTFENIGKDNVEGTFLAYGTNDGVDLTQGSSTINLQLHALASEGTTTFADKFKWKSVATQETLDLRLNVLNAQGTVVPTGDYSGIDYQVVDAQGTPLNGVAEVLAGSSKLGARVKVIGTTSTSALFIKATTQAWQATGAETAAPTTFSKTFSIAFDKTGLSLDTQAPQVTLNAVGTVTAGQDITLAGTASDDGDLMAIRVFDGSMLIGSTDAAEWGQNGVAEVMFTPGSGQWSLNWTPTTSGAADLLVIAADKAGNEGRAQAQKALQFLKSFGATSFVHSVAIKQDGTVIAWGSNGNGQTDVPAGLTNVVATSTGWNHSLALKQDGTVVAWGQGSQGQTTIPTGLTDVVAIAGGANHSLALKADGTVVAWGNGAQGQTAIPAGLTDVVAISAGTEHSLALKQDGTVVVWGSNGYGNLNIPTGLTDVVGIAAGHLHSLALKADGTVVAWGYNGLGQTTIPAGLTDVVAISAGIFHSLALKADGTVVGWGDNDDGQLNMPVGLTDVVAIAAGYLHSLALKADGTVVAWGNDAHGNLDVPTGPYLIP